One Miscanthus floridulus cultivar M001 chromosome 11, ASM1932011v1, whole genome shotgun sequence DNA window includes the following coding sequences:
- the LOC136490977 gene encoding mitochondrial intermembrane space import and assembly protein 40 homolog isoform X2, whose protein sequence is MGQVESQATTPAEEPSPPAVEPSPPSAAPPPSSLEALAAEAMSFDENDTEESIDVKVQKALDCPCVADLKNGPCGGQFVDAFSCFLRSTEEEKGSDCVKPFIALQDCIKANPEAFSKEILEEEENDEEAEKSNLKVRAPSWSRESKPKV, encoded by the exons ATGGGCCAGGTCGAGAGCCAGGCCACTACTCCGGCGGAGGAGCCTTCTCCACCCGCAGTGGAGCCGTCGCCGCCGTCTGCTGCCCCGCCTCCATCCTCCCTTGAGGCGCTTGCCGCAG AGGCCATGTCATTTGATGAGAATGACACTGAGGAG TCAATCGATGTGAAGGTACAGAAAGCTCTGGACTGTCCATGTGTTGCTGATTTGAAAAATGGTCCTTGTGGAGGTCAATTCGTCGATGCATTTTCTTGCTTTCTCAGGAGCACAGAAGAAGAGAAG GGATCAGATTGCGTGAAACCCTTCATCGCATTGCAGGACTGCATCAAAGCAAATCCAGAGGCATTCTCTAAGGAGATTCTAGAGGAAGAGGAGAATGATGAGGAGGCAGAAAAGTCCAACCTGAAAGTCAGAGCTCCATCATGGTCCAGAGAATCCAAGCCTAAGGTTTGA
- the LOC136490977 gene encoding mitochondrial intermembrane space import and assembly protein 40 homolog isoform X1 produces MGQVESQATTPAEEPSPPAVEPSPPSAAPPPSSLEALAAEAMSFDENDTEESIDVKVQKALDCPCVADLKNGPCGGQFVDAFSCFLRSTEEEKGVPSAESSRSVRGLGKGVSGKPYPRLCNARRLRLEPGTFRSQAGSDCVKPFIALQDCIKANPEAFSKEILEEEENDEEAEKSNLKVRAPSWSRESKPKV; encoded by the exons ATGGGCCAGGTCGAGAGCCAGGCCACTACTCCGGCGGAGGAGCCTTCTCCACCCGCAGTGGAGCCGTCGCCGCCGTCTGCTGCCCCGCCTCCATCCTCCCTTGAGGCGCTTGCCGCAG AGGCCATGTCATTTGATGAGAATGACACTGAGGAG TCAATCGATGTGAAGGTACAGAAAGCTCTGGACTGTCCATGTGTTGCTGATTTGAAAAATGGTCCTTGTGGAGGTCAATTCGTCGATGCATTTTCTTGCTTTCTCAGGAGCACAGAAGAAGAGAAG ggcgtacccagtgcagagagctctcgctctgtgcggggtctggggaagggtgtcagtggcaagccttaccctcgcctgtgcaatgcgaggagactgcgactcgaacccgggaccttccggtcacaggcg GGATCAGATTGCGTGAAACCCTTCATCGCATTGCAGGACTGCATCAAAGCAAATCCAGAGGCATTCTCTAAGGAGATTCTAGAGGAAGAGGAGAATGATGAGGAGGCAGAAAAGTCCAACCTGAAAGTCAGAGCTCCATCATGGTCCAGAGAATCCAAGCCTAAGGTTTGA
- the LOC136490975 gene encoding uncharacterized protein, which yields MGCGASSQKDAGAPRRRPGSVGDVVVFLPGLRVPRTVDFAQALGGCVARSIVDRLSALRSRVVEMAMQESAAALKPRRRTAARHGSSTANLLQALEDYLPVLLGLVKEGSVLRHKVQFTWSNQEDNAEETAISDAWYEVLSVLHLMAMVCLLQANTLLLPRSYGDGYAPRVSEESRRATVDVFLKAAGYLDSAIRHVLPKMLLELRRQLPVDLAEGNLKALSLQALGQGVDMQLGLAIDSPKATLAVKRRLACEMVKYWQQVQESIPELPISDGWGEKHQLFVKWKYVEAKAAAYYFHGLILDEGNTEKSHGMAVAALQASEEFLKESKRVSEAFHATPPTSRSPNPLGTAKYLFDKIPRDASSKVRINQDLYTQEKVIGAPPPLPDFALALTPEDYDLPPLDPLWNKEDTGH from the exons ATGGGGTGCGGGGCGTCGAGCCAGAAGGACGCCGGGGCGCCGCGGAGACGGCCGGGGAGCGTCGGCGACGTGGTCGTCTTCCTCCCGGGCCTCCGGGTGCCGAGGACCGTCGACTTCGCGCAGGCGCTCGGCGGCTGCGTGGCCAGGAGCATCGTGGACCGGCTGTCGGCTCTCAGGTCGCGAGTCGTCGAGATGGCAATGCAAGAATCGGCGGCGGCGCTCAAGCCCAGGCGGAGGACGGCGGCACGGCACG GGTCCAGTACAGCCAATCTTCTGCAGGCCCTTGAAGACTACTTGCCAGTTCTGCTAGGACTAGTAAAAGAAG GTAGCGTCTTGAGGCACAAAGTGCAGTTCACCTGGAGTAACCAAGAGGATAATGCTGAG GAGACGGCCATTTCAGATGCCTGGTACGAGGTGCTGTCCGTGCTGCATTTGATGGCCATGGTCTGCTTGCTGCAGGCCAACACCCTGCTTCTCCCCAGGTCATACGGCGATGGCTATGCCCCAAGAGTTTCTGAAG AGAGTAGACGGGCCACTGTTGATGTCTTCTTGAAGGCAGCTGGATACCTAGACTCTGCAATTCGGCATGTACTTCCGAAGATGCTGCTGGAACTAAG GAGACAACTTCCAGTAGACCTGGCTGAAGGAAACCTCAAAGCTCTAAGCCTGCAAGCCTTGGGTCAG GGAGTTGACATGCAGCTCGGTTTGGCTATTGATAGTCCAAAGGCCACTTTAGCAGTAAAACGGCGCTTGGCCTGTGAGATGGTCAAATATTGGCAACAAGTTCAAGAGAGCATTCCAGAGCTTCCTATCTCTGATGGATGGGGGGAAAAGCACCAGCTATTTGTAAAGTGGAAATATGTTGAAGCAAAG GCTGCAGCATACTATTTCCACGGTTTGATTCTTGATGAGGGAAATACCGAGAAATCCCATGGAATGGCAGTAGCTGCACTCCAAGCTTCAGAGGAATTTCTGAAAGAAAGCAAAAGGGTTTCGGAAGCCTTCCATGCAACTCCTCCAACATCAAG GAGTCCCAATCCATTAGGAACAGCAAAATATCTGTTTGACAAGATCCCAAGAGATGCTTCCAGCAAGGTCCGAATCAACCAGGACCTGTATACTCAAGAAAA GGTCATTGGAGCTCCACCCCCGTTACCAGATTTTGCGCTGGCGCTAACACCTGAAGACTATGATCTTCCTCCACTAGATCCACTTTGGAACAAAGAAGACACAGGTCATTAA
- the LOC136493327 gene encoding uncharacterized protein, protein MATTSFFHPLAAPMASGGVRLRLCPFSLATPARTAPRRPASLLVVRAKRAGSRAPAAAASHQPANPSAVPKRDVEEEVEEVEEEMPWIQDKALDLVEFTGTVTQAIPGPRVGSSPVPWLLAVPLAYVGVSFVLAVVRTVRRFTSPRTKKKRRVGKNIFLLKSLDDLFQKGREAIDYPALQDLMQKTGFDMDDVVRKYTHYTLNEKQFNPDVVVDLIHLRKASMLEDAEVAEILNEITRRIVREKGPVVMDLSGFTEQGFKRKLAVQALFGKILYLSELPEFCSRDSSLVVKEIFGVTDEDADCLRIHTLSATGDIESIQKMVDDLDIEQ, encoded by the exons ATGGCGACCACCTCTTTCTTCCATCCGCTCGCCGCCCCGATGGCCAGCGGCGGCGTTCGCCTCCGTCTCTGCCCGTTCAGCCTAGCCACCCCCGCCCGTACAGCGCCCCGACGACCGGCGTCGCTTCTCGTCGTCCGCGCCAAGCGCGCCGGCAGCCGGGCCCCTGCTGCCGCTGCCTCGCATCAGCCCGCGAATCCCAGCGCGGTCCCGAAGCGGGACgtggaggaagaggtggaggaggtcgagGAGGAGATGCCGTGGATCCAGGACAAGGCGCTGGACCTCGTGGAGTTCACCGGCACCGTCACACAGGCCATCCCGGGGCCCCGCGTCGGCTCTAGCCCTGTTCCGTGGCTTCTCGCGGTTCCGCTCGCCTACGTCGGGGTCTCCTTTGTGCTCGCGGTCGTCCGCACCGTGCGCAGGTTCACCTCCCCGCGCACTAAGAAGAAGCGAAGG GTGGGTAAGAATATATTCTTGTTGAAGTCTCTAGATGATCTGTTTCAGAAGGGCAGGGAAGCAATAGATTATCCTGCTCTTCAGGACCTAATGCAAAAG ACAGGATTTGACATGGATGATGTAGTAAGGAAGTACACCCATTACACACTGAATGAAAAACAGTTCAATCCTGATGTGGTCGTGGATCTCATACATCTTAGGAAGGCATCAATGCTGGAAGATGCGGAAGTTGCTGAAATTTTAAATGAGATTACAAGACGAATTGTCCGGGAAAAAG GGCCAGTAGTTATGGACTTATCTGGTTTTACAGAACAAGGTTTTAAGCGGAAGCTTGCTGTACAAGCACTGTTTGGAAAAATCCTATACTTATCAGAA CTTCCGGAGTTCTGTTCACGGGACAGCTCACTTGTAGTCAAAGAAATCTTTGGAGTTACAGA tgaggatgcaGACTGCCTGCGGATTCACACCCTCTCAGCAACAGGTGATATCGAATCTATACAAAAGATGGTCGACGATCTAGACATAGAACAATAG